From the genome of Gemmatimonadaceae bacterium, one region includes:
- a CDS encoding hydrolase, with the protein MTSLTLDPSSTALVLIDLQRGIASTATQPHAAADVIARAAQLAAGFRKRGSMVVLVNVDPGPHGVLFPRPIVDRPRPPFDAPRDWSEIVPELNAAESDVRITKHQPGAFHGTDLDLQLRRHRVDTIVMGGISTNVGVESTARAGYDLGYNFVFVEDAMAAREADLHTFPVTRYFPTIGRVRSAREVLEVLDALG; encoded by the coding sequence ATGACGTCTCTCACGCTGGATCCATCGAGCACCGCGCTCGTCCTCATCGACTTGCAGCGCGGCATCGCGTCCACAGCCACCCAGCCGCACGCCGCAGCGGACGTGATTGCGCGCGCCGCGCAGCTCGCAGCCGGATTTCGGAAGCGCGGTTCCATGGTCGTGCTCGTGAACGTGGACCCGGGACCGCACGGCGTATTGTTTCCGCGACCGATCGTCGACCGGCCTCGTCCGCCATTCGACGCGCCGCGCGACTGGTCTGAGATCGTGCCCGAGCTCAATGCCGCCGAGTCGGACGTCCGCATCACCAAGCATCAGCCGGGTGCGTTCCACGGCACGGATCTCGATCTGCAGCTGCGCCGGCATCGCGTGGACACGATCGTGATGGGCGGAATCTCGACCAACGTCGGCGTCGAGTCGACGGCGCGCGCCGGCTACGACCTCGGATACAACTTCGTGTTCGTCGAAGATGCGATGGCTGCGCGCGAGGCGGATCTGCACACCTTTCCGGTCACTCGGTATTTTCCGACCATCGGCCGCGTGCGGTCGGCGCGGGAGGTGCTCGAGGTGCTCGACGCGCTCGGTTAG
- a CDS encoding ferric reductase-like transmembrane domain-containing protein, which yields MSAIDLSSDVGLAACGLLTLNILLGLLLSMRYNPWTHWPHRRFNYFRIHNWTGYIALGVSALHPVIVLFSATANFRVFDIVVPVQSPKQPLVNSLGAIGLYTLALVVVTSYVRHRMTRHRWKLLHYVAYVSAAFFFAHSLFSDPTLKGQPVDWLDGEKVYIELCVLLIAAASAYRVKWGMVHAKRRSLGSARALPAAPVSASGAGAS from the coding sequence GTGAGCGCTATCGACCTATCGAGCGACGTTGGTCTCGCGGCCTGCGGCCTCCTCACGCTCAACATCCTCCTGGGCCTCCTCCTGTCCATGCGGTACAACCCGTGGACGCACTGGCCCCACCGGCGCTTCAACTATTTTCGCATCCACAACTGGACAGGATACATCGCGCTCGGGGTCTCGGCGCTGCACCCTGTGATCGTGTTGTTTTCCGCCACCGCGAACTTCCGCGTGTTCGACATCGTCGTACCTGTGCAGTCGCCCAAGCAACCGCTGGTCAACTCGTTGGGCGCGATCGGTCTCTACACGTTGGCGCTGGTGGTTGTCACATCGTACGTCCGGCATCGGATGACCCGCCACAGGTGGAAGCTGCTGCATTACGTGGCGTACGTGTCGGCCGCGTTTTTCTTCGCCCACTCGCTGTTCTCTGATCCGACGCTCAAGGGCCAACCGGTCGACTGGTTGGACGGCGAGAAGGTGTACATCGAACTGTGCGTGCTGCTGATCGCCGCGGCATCGGCGTATCGCGTGAAGTGGGGCATGGTGCACGCGAAGCGTCGGTCGTTAGGCAGCGCGCGCGCGCTCCCGGCCGCGCCGGTCTCGGCGTCCGGCGCCGGCGCCTCCTGA